One window from the genome of Lysobacter helvus encodes:
- a CDS encoding 3-deoxy-D-manno-octulosonic acid kinase, which translates to MVAFDANENLTPFREGMGYGAILFDRTQLRQVEPDWFDPGHWGDQARAVSSGGRGAAWFVDGPFGGAVLRHYLRGGLAARVSRDRHLWRGTHRVRSFAEFRLLRALLERKLPVPRPIAASYVRKGHRYRAAILLERIDHVHSLAHRANMPGEDAPWESAGRLIARFHRAGLDHADLNAHNLLFDDAGKGWMIDLDRSVMRIPATRWREGNLARLRRSLLKDRGAREIAQVDAEFARLRAAYDAQWDKGY; encoded by the coding sequence ATGGTCGCGTTCGACGCCAACGAAAACCTGACGCCGTTCCGCGAAGGAATGGGATACGGGGCGATTCTGTTCGACCGCACGCAACTGCGGCAAGTCGAACCGGATTGGTTCGACCCCGGGCACTGGGGCGACCAGGCGCGCGCGGTCAGTTCCGGCGGCCGTGGCGCCGCCTGGTTCGTCGACGGACCCTTCGGGGGCGCGGTGCTGCGCCATTACCTGCGCGGCGGGCTGGCCGCGCGGGTGAGCCGCGACCGCCACCTGTGGCGCGGCACGCACCGCGTGCGCAGCTTCGCCGAATTCCGCCTGCTGCGCGCCCTGCTCGAACGCAAGCTGCCGGTTCCGCGCCCCATCGCCGCCTCTTACGTGCGCAAGGGCCACCGCTACCGGGCGGCGATCCTGCTCGAACGCATCGACCACGTGCACTCGCTGGCCCACCGCGCCAACATGCCCGGGGAAGACGCCCCCTGGGAATCGGCCGGCCGCCTCATCGCGCGCTTCCACCGCGCCGGCCTCGACCATGCCGACCTCAACGCGCACAATCTGTTGTTCGACGACGCAGGGAAGGGCTGGATGATCGACCTGGACCGCAGCGTCATGCGCATCCCCGCCACGCGCTGGCGCGAAGGCAACCTGGCGCGGCTGCGCCGGTCGCTGCTCAAGGATCGCGGCGCGCGCGAGATCGCGCAGGTCGACGCCGAATTCGCACGCCTGCGCGCAGCCTACGACGCCCAATGGGACAAGGGGTACTGA
- a CDS encoding glycosyltransferase family 9 protein, with product MPTPPTPPRSLCLLRLSALGDVTHVVPLVRTLQRAWPDAALTWVIGGGEYKLLEGLPGVEFIVYDKRSGLPGMLKLRRALRGRTFDALLQMQVALRANVLSAFVPATRRIGYDESRSKDLHGYFVNERIPDRPGIHVLDAMGSFCEPLGIVQDEVAWHLPVPHAAHDWARAQWPDDGTPTLVISPCSSHVLRNWRADRHAALADHAVSRGWRVVLCGGRSALERATADEILATMRSPALDLVGRDTLKQLPALLARADLVVTPDSGPMHIANAMGTKVLGLHAASNPKRSGPYSDKRYCVDRYDDAAQRFLGKPAEALRWGTKIEHPGVMDLVTVDDAIAAFERLLADRRAGRV from the coding sequence GTGCCCACGCCACCCACCCCGCCACGATCGCTCTGCCTGCTGCGCCTGTCGGCGCTCGGCGACGTGACGCACGTGGTCCCGCTGGTGCGCACCCTGCAGCGGGCCTGGCCCGACGCGGCGCTGACCTGGGTGATCGGCGGCGGCGAATACAAGCTGCTCGAAGGGCTGCCGGGGGTGGAGTTCATCGTCTATGACAAGCGCAGCGGCCTGCCCGGCATGCTGAAGCTGCGGCGCGCGCTGCGTGGCCGCACCTTCGATGCGTTGCTGCAGATGCAGGTGGCGTTGCGCGCGAACGTGCTGTCGGCCTTCGTGCCGGCCACGCGGCGCATCGGCTACGACGAATCGCGATCGAAGGACCTGCACGGCTACTTCGTCAACGAACGCATCCCCGACCGCCCCGGCATCCACGTGCTCGATGCGATGGGCAGCTTCTGCGAACCGCTGGGGATCGTGCAGGACGAAGTGGCCTGGCACCTGCCCGTGCCGCACGCGGCGCACGACTGGGCGCGCGCGCAATGGCCCGACGACGGCACGCCGACGCTGGTGATCTCGCCGTGTTCGAGCCACGTGTTGCGCAACTGGCGCGCCGATCGCCATGCCGCGCTCGCCGACCATGCAGTCTCGCGTGGCTGGCGCGTGGTGTTGTGCGGCGGGCGCAGTGCACTGGAACGCGCGACCGCCGATGAAATCCTGGCGACGATGCGTTCGCCCGCGCTGGACCTGGTGGGCAGGGACACGCTGAAGCAATTGCCCGCGTTGCTCGCGCGCGCCGACCTGGTGGTGACGCCCGATTCCGGCCCGATGCACATCGCCAACGCGATGGGCACGAAGGTGCTCGGCCTGCATGCGGCGAGCAACCCGAAGCGCAGTGGTCCGTATTCGGACAAGCGCTATTGCGTGGATCGCTACGACGACGCGGCGCAGCGCTTCCTCGGCAAGCCGGCCGAGGCGTTGCGCTGGGGCACGAAGATCGAACACCCCGGGGTGATGGACCTGGTGACGGTGGACGACGCGATCGCGGCGTTCGAACGGCTGCTCGCCGACCGGCGCGCCGGGCGGGTGTGA